From a region of the Arachis ipaensis cultivar K30076 chromosome B09, Araip1.1, whole genome shotgun sequence genome:
- the LOC107619123 gene encoding RING-H2 finger protein ATL8, with translation MISSGLNLVMTVIGFAVSTMFIVFVCTRLVCARIHLNASRRSFPIASRSNLSMMERGWHGLERTAVAKFPTKKFSDKFFSAEENSQCTVCLSEYQGEDILRILPYCGHSFHVTCIDLWLQQNSTCPVCRISLREFTERKRLMQPLFSSALRPHRSAESIENPHYLCMMGDNGLPLRTPDNHGANVMQEDSFPSEGGGADATDSITCLIPDDLVKDEEKRHIESPSNF, from the exons ATGATATCTTCTGGGCTCAACTTGGTGATGACTGTGATTGGGTTTGCGGTAAGCACCATGTTCATTGTGTTCGTGTGCACGAGGCTTGTCTGTGCTCGAATCCACTTGAATGCTTCAAGGAGATCCTTTCCCATTGCTTCCAGATCCAATCTTAGCATG ATGGAACGGGGTTGGCATGGTCTTGAACGCACAGCTGTAGCTAAATTTCCAACAAAGAAGTTCAGTGACAAGTTCTTTTCTGCTGAAGAAAATTCTCA GTGTACAGTCTGCCTCTCGGAGTACCAAGGTGAAGACATTCTGCGTATCCTCCCCTACTGTGGACACTCATTCCATGTGACCTGCATAGACTTATGGCTGCAGCAGAATTCCACTTGTCCAGTTTGTCGAATATCATTGCGGGAATTTACTGAGAGAAAGCGGTTAATGCAACCCTTATTCAGCTCTGCTTTACGACCTCATCGCAGCGCAGAATCCATTGAGAACCCCCATTATCTCTGTATGATGGGTGATAATGGGTTACCATTGAGAACCCCAGACAACCATGGGGCTAATGTGATGCAAGAGGACAGTTTTCCATCCGAGGGTGGTGGAGCAGATGCTACAGATAGCATCACCTGTCTTATTCCGGACGATCTTGTTAAAGATGAAGAGAAGAGGCATATAGAGAGCCCGTCAAACTTCTAG